A single region of the Onychomys torridus chromosome 11, mOncTor1.1, whole genome shotgun sequence genome encodes:
- the Atp1a2 gene encoding sodium/potassium-transporting ATPase subunit alpha-2 encodes MGRGAGREYSPAATTAENGGGKKKQKEKELDELKKEVAMDDHKLSLDELGRKYQVDLSKGLTNQRAQDILARDGPNALTPPPTTPEWVKFCRQLFGGFSILLWIGALLCFLAYGILAAMEDEPSNDNLYLGIVLAAVVIVTGCFSYYQEAKSSKIMDSFKNMVPQQALVIREGEKMQINAEEVVVGDLVEVKGGDRVPADLRIISSHGCKVDNSSLTGESEPQTRSPEFTHENPLETRNICFFSTNCVEGTARGIVIATGDRTVMGRIATLASGLEVGQTPIAMEIEHFIQLITGVAVFLGVSFFVLSLILGYSWLEAVIFLIGIIVANVPEGLLATVTVCLTLTAKRMARKNCLVKNLEAVETLGSTSTICSDKTGTLTQNRMTVAHMWFDNQIHEADTTEDQSGATFDKRSPTWTALSRIAGLCNRAVFKAGQENISVSKRDTAGDASESALLKCIELSCGSVRKMRDRNPKVAEIPFNSTNKYQLSIHEREDSPQSHVLVMKGAPERILDRCSTILVQGKEIPLDKEMQDAFQNAYMELGGLGERVLGFCQLNLPSGKFPRGFKFDTDELNFPTEKLCFVGLMSMIDPPRAAVPDAVGKCRSAGIKVIMVTGDHPITAKAIAKGVGIISEGNETVEDIAARLNIPVSQVNPREAKACVVHGSDLKDMTSEQLDEILRDHTEIVFARTSPQQKLIIVEGCQRQGAIVAVTGDGVNDSPALKKADIGIAMGISGSDVSKQAADMILLDDNFASIVTGVEEGRLIFDNLKKSIAYTLTSNIPEITPFLLFIIANIPLPLGTVTILCIDLGTDMVPAISLAYEAAESDIMKRQPRNSQTDKLVNERLISMAYGQIGMIQALGGFFTYFVILAENGFLPSRLLGIRLDWDDRTTNDLEDSYGQEWTYEQRKVVEFTCHTAFFASIVVVQWADLIICKTRRNSVFQQGMKNKILIFGLLEETALAAFLSYCPGMGVALRMYPLKVTWWFCAFPYSLLIFIYDEVRKLILRRYPGGWVEKETYY; translated from the exons ATGGGTCGTGGG GCAGGGCGTGAGTACTCGCCCGCCGCCACCACCGCGGAGAATGGGGGTggcaagaagaaacagaaagagaaggagctTGACGAGCTGAAGAAGGAGGTTGCCATG GATGACCACAAGCTATCCTTGGATGAGCTGGGCCGAAAATACCAAGTGGATCTCTCCAAG GGCCTCACTAACCAGCGAGCTCAGGACATCCTGGCTCGGGATGGACCCAACGCCCTCACGCCACCCCCAACAACTCCTGAGTGGGTCAAGTTCTGCCGTCAGCTTTTTGGGGGCTTCTCTATCCTTCTGTGGATCGGGGCCCTCCTCTGCTTCCTAGCCTATGGTATCCTGGCCGCCATGGAGGACGAACCATCCAATGATAAT TTATACCTAGGTATTGTGCTAGCAGCTGTGGTCATCGTCACTGGCTGCTTCTCCTACTACCAGGAAGCCAAGAGCTCCAAGATCATGGACTCCTTCAAGAACATGGTGCCTCAG CAAGCTCTGGTCATCCGAGAGGGAGAGAAGATGCAGATCAATGCGGAGGAGGTGGTGGTAGGAGACCTGGTAGAAGTGAAGGGTGGAGACCGTGTCCCTGCTGACCTCCGGATCATCTCTTCCCATGGCTGCAAG GTGGATAACTCATCCCTAACAGGGGAGTCAGAGCCCCAGACCCGTTCCCCTGAGTTCACCCATGAGAACCCACTGGAAACACGCAATATCTGTTTCTTCTCTACCAACTGTGTGGAAG GCACCGCCAGGGGCATCGTGATTGCCACAGGAGACCGGACAGTGATGGGCCGCATAGCCACTCTAGCCTCTGGCCTGGAGGTCGGGCAGACGCCCATAGCCATGGAGATCGAGCACTTCATCCAGCTGATCACAGGAGTGGCAGTGTTCCTGGGGGTCTCTTTCTTTGTATTGTCCCTTATCCTGGGCTACAGCTGGCTGGAGGCGGTCATCTTCCTCATCGGCATCATCGTAGCCAACGTGCCTGAAGGGCTTCTGGCCACCGTTACT GTGTGCCTGACACTGACAGCCAAGCGCATGGCCCGGAAGAACTGCCTGGTGAAGAACCTGGAGGCGGTGGAGACGCTGGGCTCCACATCCACCATCTGCTCCGACAAGACAGGCACCCTCACCCAGAACCGCATGACAGTGGCCCACATGTGGTTTGACAACCAGATCCACGAGGCTGACACCACGGAGGATCAGTCTG GGGCCACTTTTGACAAACGGTCCCCCACGTGGACAGCCCTGTCTCGGATTGCTGGTCTCTGCAATCGTGCTGTATTCAAGGCTGGGCAGGAGAACATCTCTGTGTCTAAG CGGGACACAGCCGGTGACGCCTCTGAGTCAGCTCTGCTCAAGTGCATTGAGTTGTCCTGTGGCTCAGTGAGGAAGATGAGGGACAGGAACCCTAAGGTGGCAGAAATTCCCTTCAACTCTACCAACAAATATCAG ctgtccatccaTGAGAGAGAAGACAGCCCCCAGAGCCATGTCCTGGTGATGAAAGGGGCCCCAGAGCGCATCCTGGACCGATGCTCTACCATCCTAGTACAGGGCAAGGAGATCCCTCTTGACAAGGAGATGCAAGATGCCTTTCAAAACGCCTACATGGAGCTGGGAGGACTTGGGGAGCGTGTGCTAG GCTTCTGTCAGCTCAACCTGCCTTCTGGAAAGTTTCCTCGGGGCTTCAAATTTGACACGGATGAGCTGAACTTTCCCACAGAGAAGCTCTGTTTCGTGGGGCTCATGTCTATGATTGATCCACCCAGGGCGGCTGTGCCAGATGCTGTGGGCAAGTGCCGAAGCGCAGGCATCAAG GTGATCATGGTGACTGGGGACCACCCTATCACAGCCAAGGCCATTGCCAAAGGTGTGGGCATTATATCAGAGGGCAACGAGACCGTGGAGGACATTGCAGCCCGGCTCAACATTCCTGTGAGTCAAGTCAATCCCAG AGAAGCCAAAGCATGTGTAGTTCACGGGTCAGACCTGAAGGATATGACGTCAGAGCAGCTGGATGAAATCCTCAGGGACCACACCGAGATTGTGTTTGCCCGGACCTCCCCTCAACAGAAGCTCATCATTGTGGAGGGGTGTCAGAGGCAG GGAGCCATTGTAGCAGTGACTGGTGACGGGGTGAATGACTCCCCCGCGCTCAAGAAGGCTGACATCGGCATCGCCATGGGCATCTCTGGCTCTGATGTCTCTAAGCAGGCAGCTGACATGATCCTTCTGGATGACAACTTTGCCTCCATCGTGACAGGCGTTGAGGAGG GCCGCCTGATCTTTGACAACTTGAAGAAGTCCATCGCGTACACCCTGACCAGCAACATCCCTGAGATCACCCCCTTCCTGCTGTTCATCATTGCCAACATCCCACTGCCCCTGGGCACTGTGACCATCCTCTGCATCGACCTGGGCACAGATATG GTTCCTGCAATCTCATTAGCATATGAAGCTGCTGAGAGTGACATCATGAAGCGACAGCCACGGAACTCCCAGACAGACAAGCTGGTGAACGAGAGGCTTATCAGCATGGCTTACGGACAGATTG GCATGATCCAGGCTCTGGGTGGCTTCTTCACCTACTTTGTGATACTGGCAGAGAACGGTTTTCTGCCATCACGGCTGCTGGGAATTCGCCTTGACTGGGACGATCGGACTACCAATGACCTGGAGGACAGCTATGGACAGGAGTGG ACCTATGAGCAGCGGAAGGTGGTGGAGTTCACATGCCACACGGCCTTCTTTGCCAGCATCGTGGTTGTGCAGTGGGCTGACCTCATCATTTGCAAGACTCGCCGCAACTCAGTCTTCCAGCAGGGCATGAA GAACAAGATCCTGATCTTTGGGCTCCTGGAAGAGACGGCCTTGGCTGCCTTTTTGTCCTACTGCCCGGGTATGGGGGTGGCCCTCCGAATGTACCCGCTCAA GGTCACGTGGTGGTTCTGTGCCTTTCCCTATAGTCTCCTCATCTTCATCTATGATGAGGTCCGGAAGCTCATCCTAAGGCGGTACCCTGGGG GCTGGGTGGAGAAGGAGACGTACTACTGA